One window of Acetomicrobium sp. S15 = DSM 107314 genomic DNA carries:
- a CDS encoding M20 family metallopeptidase translates to MTSEEVTLAQALVRIPSENPIGTEKEIGKFITNWLSRISNVEAKEYEVQRDRFNIVAILRGRQHHAGLAYVAHMDTVPVGMGWSEDPFGGTIKGNALYGRGSVDMKGGLAAAMVAFKRVAESGQQPQEDFLFCATVDEEGMEMLGAVDLANRGLIDRETVVLAPEPNSLTLTVEHKGVVWYEIEAIGKSAHAGNPQMGADAVLATGQAIVALKNLIEKLPYESEYLGRSTITFGRVEGGTKTNVVPNYARCEIDVRIVEPMSISQLTELITKTVNDTIVDSGISFHVRHINIDRPPVKAESDCAFVNEIKAAFRGRTGRGIEICGFPAYTDAAIISARTGNRYCYVFGPGALKDAHTVDEHIIVDEIEIATDVLTATAERVLFGK, encoded by the coding sequence ATGACATCTGAAGAAGTAACCTTGGCTCAGGCTTTAGTGCGCATTCCGAGTGAAAATCCTATTGGAACGGAGAAGGAAATCGGGAAGTTTATTACCAATTGGCTTTCCCGCATCTCCAATGTCGAGGCAAAAGAGTATGAAGTTCAACGCGATCGCTTTAACATTGTAGCTATACTCCGAGGCAGACAACATCATGCAGGCTTGGCTTATGTTGCCCATATGGATACCGTTCCGGTCGGTATGGGCTGGAGTGAGGATCCTTTTGGCGGGACCATAAAGGGCAACGCTCTTTACGGGCGAGGTTCTGTGGACATGAAAGGTGGCTTAGCAGCTGCTATGGTTGCATTTAAACGCGTGGCGGAGTCGGGGCAACAACCGCAAGAAGATTTCCTTTTTTGCGCTACTGTTGACGAAGAGGGCATGGAAATGTTAGGTGCTGTTGATTTGGCAAACCGAGGCTTAATAGATAGAGAGACGGTAGTCTTGGCCCCAGAACCTAACAGCCTGACGCTCACTGTGGAGCACAAGGGTGTCGTTTGGTATGAAATCGAAGCTATTGGTAAGAGCGCTCATGCCGGCAACCCTCAAATGGGTGCTGATGCTGTCTTGGCTACGGGGCAAGCCATTGTTGCGCTTAAAAATCTTATCGAGAAACTGCCTTATGAAAGTGAATATCTGGGTCGTTCGACTATCACTTTTGGACGAGTCGAAGGTGGCACAAAGACCAATGTGGTGCCAAACTACGCTCGTTGCGAGATCGATGTCCGGATTGTCGAGCCTATGAGTATTTCTCAGCTTACAGAGCTTATAACCAAAACAGTAAATGACACCATTGTCGACTCCGGTATTAGTTTCCACGTTCGTCATATCAATATCGACCGGCCACCTGTGAAGGCTGAGAGTGATTGTGCCTTTGTTAATGAAATTAAAGCAGCTTTTAGGGGTCGCACTGGCCGAGGAATCGAAATTTGCGGTTTTCCGGCTTATACAGATGCCGCTATCATAAGTGCTCGGACAGGTAATCGATACTGCTATGTTTTTGGTCCGGGCGCTCTTAAAGATGCGCATACCGTGGATGAGCACATCATAGTTGATGAAATTGAGATAGCAACTGATGTGCTTACAGCAACAGCAGAAAGAGTGCTTTTTGGCAAATAA
- the eno gene encoding phosphopyruvate hydratase, with protein MYFGNEKFKITKIVAREILDCRFNPTIQVDVWAGDGIFGRADVPAGRSRGEKEAWEIRDGDKRVFGGLGVQQAIRNIHEVIAPALISMDVRDQRSIDLAMIKLDGTPNKQKLGGNAIIGVSMAVARAAACGCGLPLYRYLNANAHVLPVPLLNYINGGRLTSNDLDFQEICIFPVGAETFRESMIIGWDVYNALREILSSKYGKLAVNVGDEGGFAPPIVSVKEAMDNLVRAVEISGHSDKIVYGFDCAATHFYDKEKDMYKLEGEYRTRAELLGFYKDLVKSYPVASMEDPFAEDDIEGFAMAAKELGIQIVGDDFLCTNPKLIRERADYCNALLLKFNQVGTLSETLDAAESSYRHQFGIMVSERSGETEDPILADVTVGINAGQIKTGATRSERTAKYNRLLEIESELGEAAVYAGRHFRNPF; from the coding sequence ATGTATTTTGGTAATGAGAAGTTCAAAATTACAAAAATCGTTGCTCGGGAGATTTTAGACTGTCGGTTTAATCCTACTATTCAAGTGGATGTCTGGGCTGGCGATGGCATTTTTGGGCGGGCAGACGTTCCCGCAGGCCGATCTAGGGGCGAGAAGGAAGCATGGGAGATTCGCGATGGCGATAAAAGGGTGTTCGGAGGCCTCGGCGTTCAGCAAGCCATAAGGAATATCCACGAAGTCATTGCTCCGGCCCTTATTAGTATGGATGTCCGAGATCAACGAAGCATTGATCTGGCTATGATTAAGCTTGACGGCACACCAAACAAACAAAAACTGGGTGGAAACGCCATCATCGGAGTCTCCATGGCCGTTGCAAGAGCTGCAGCATGTGGATGTGGCCTTCCTCTCTACCGTTATCTAAACGCAAATGCTCATGTTTTGCCGGTCCCACTTCTGAACTATATCAATGGCGGGCGCCTTACGTCGAATGATTTGGACTTCCAAGAAATTTGCATCTTTCCGGTCGGAGCGGAGACATTCAGGGAGTCCATGATTATCGGATGGGATGTGTATAACGCGCTACGCGAGATTCTTTCAAGTAAATACGGGAAGCTGGCGGTCAACGTAGGAGATGAAGGAGGGTTCGCCCCCCCCATCGTGAGCGTTAAAGAAGCTATGGATAACCTTGTAAGGGCCGTAGAAATTTCTGGACACTCCGATAAGATTGTGTATGGTTTTGACTGTGCTGCAACGCATTTCTACGATAAAGAGAAGGACATGTATAAACTGGAAGGAGAATATAGAACTCGTGCAGAACTTTTAGGGTTCTACAAAGATCTTGTTAAAAGCTATCCAGTTGCTTCTATGGAGGATCCATTTGCTGAAGACGACATTGAAGGGTTTGCGATGGCAGCAAAAGAGCTGGGGATTCAGATTGTGGGGGACGATTTTCTGTGTACCAATCCTAAACTTATTCGCGAGCGAGCCGATTATTGCAACGCCCTTTTGCTCAAATTCAATCAGGTGGGAACGCTTTCTGAGACCCTTGATGCTGCAGAAAGTTCATATCGCCATCAATTTGGGATCATGGTTTCTGAGCGATCCGGAGAGACAGAGGACCCTATCCTCGCCGATGTTACGGTAGGCATTAATGCTGGGCAGATTAAAACTGGAGCCACACGCTCGGAACGGACTGCAAAATACAATCGTCTTCTTGAGATAGAATCTGAGCTCGGAGAAGCAGCTGTTTACGCCGGAAGACACTTTAGAAACCCTTTCTAA
- a CDS encoding TRAP transporter large permease, with translation MAALLFISLFVLMFLSVPIALALAASSALVGYIYYPQLNLVALLAQAIVTTADSFPLMAIPFFMLVGTFMDKSGLSTEVIDAAEALVGDIPGGLGASTVVACMIFAAISGSGPAVVAALGTILVPAMVGRGYSASYAGALTAAGATIGPVIPPSIPMIVYSVVVGVSTVAMFTGGFLPGILMGSFLILVNYLIAKKRGYAGKPREGGFLGALKQCWGARWALLLPFIILGGIYGGLFTPTEAAVVGSSYALVIGVLKKTLNIGKIKDAMVEAALLSCLAMFVLGGATTFGRLLMLERIPQMLAQQMLGLTKSPLIIMGLIMVFLLITGCFIDTISNVVLFAPLFAPVAKALNYDLVFFGVLMTVNLCIGMITPPVGVNLYVAQGVCKAPFDQVIKESIPLLFTLIGSMVVMLLFPELVLFLPRALGLLR, from the coding sequence ATGGCTGCGCTTCTGTTTATCTCATTGTTCGTATTGATGTTTCTTTCTGTTCCTATAGCGCTAGCGTTAGCGGCGTCCTCGGCCTTGGTGGGTTACATTTACTATCCTCAGCTTAACCTCGTAGCTTTGCTTGCCCAGGCGATAGTGACCACCGCCGACTCGTTTCCGTTGATGGCAATACCTTTCTTCATGTTAGTGGGAACGTTTATGGACAAAAGCGGGTTATCGACAGAGGTAATTGATGCCGCTGAGGCGCTTGTGGGAGATATCCCTGGTGGGCTTGGTGCGTCCACTGTCGTTGCGTGTATGATCTTTGCTGCCATTTCAGGCTCTGGACCAGCGGTGGTCGCTGCTCTGGGCACAATTTTGGTCCCTGCAATGGTGGGAAGGGGATATTCTGCCAGTTATGCTGGTGCCCTTACAGCAGCTGGGGCTACTATAGGACCTGTAATACCTCCTAGTATCCCAATGATCGTTTACAGCGTGGTTGTGGGTGTCTCGACGGTAGCCATGTTTACGGGCGGTTTTCTACCAGGAATTCTGATGGGTTCGTTTCTTATTTTAGTTAACTATCTTATCGCTAAGAAGCGCGGATACGCGGGAAAACCAAGAGAAGGCGGCTTCTTAGGAGCTCTAAAGCAGTGCTGGGGTGCTCGTTGGGCGTTATTGCTTCCTTTCATTATACTTGGCGGCATTTATGGTGGGCTTTTTACTCCTACGGAAGCGGCAGTGGTTGGTTCATCTTATGCCTTGGTGATTGGGGTGCTTAAGAAAACTCTTAACATTGGCAAGATAAAGGACGCCATGGTGGAAGCCGCATTGCTTTCTTGTCTCGCCATGTTTGTTCTTGGAGGGGCAACCACATTTGGTCGCCTCCTCATGCTCGAAAGAATACCGCAAATGCTTGCGCAACAAATGTTGGGTCTTACAAAGTCGCCCCTTATTATTATGGGTTTAATAATGGTCTTTCTCCTAATCACTGGTTGTTTTATTGATACGATATCCAACGTGGTTTTGTTTGCTCCACTGTTCGCACCTGTCGCCAAGGCCTTAAATTATGACCTTGTGTTCTTCGGCGTTTTAATGACGGTAAATTTGTGTATTGGTATGATTACTCCACCTGTGGGAGTTAACCTTTATGTGGCACAAGGGGTATGTAAAGCCCCATTTGATCAAGTGATCAAAGAAAGCATTCCTCTACTATTTACACTTATTGGAAGCATGGTAGTAATGCTTTTGTTTCCCGAGCTTGTGCTATTTTTGCCTAGAGCGTTAGGTTTGTTGCGTTAA
- a CDS encoding TRAP transporter small permease, whose amino-acid sequence MLLVAIIHVIMRYVFKSPLSWSEEFLRFAIVWFTMISAAILHHNKGHIGLIIFRDMLPRKLRAFCIRVVPFMAVIATASVAVNGILLLFKTYKQITPALNISVAIPYAAIPIGCFFMTLFGIGHILEISLSDKLPEKKTVPETTEKGGECNL is encoded by the coding sequence ATGCTCCTTGTCGCCATTATTCATGTTATAATGCGATATGTTTTCAAAAGCCCGCTTTCGTGGTCCGAAGAATTCTTGAGGTTCGCGATTGTTTGGTTTACCATGATAAGCGCGGCTATTCTGCATCATAACAAGGGGCATATTGGCCTTATCATCTTTCGCGATATGCTCCCAAGGAAGCTTCGCGCTTTTTGTATAAGGGTTGTTCCATTCATGGCAGTAATTGCCACGGCCTCTGTGGCTGTAAACGGGATCCTTCTCCTTTTCAAGACATACAAACAGATCACACCAGCATTGAACATTTCTGTCGCCATACCTTATGCTGCTATTCCTATAGGGTGTTTTTTCATGACCCTCTTTGGCATTGGTCATATTCTGGAAATTTCTTTAAGCGATAAGTTGCCGGAGAAAAAAACCGTGCCTGAGACGACCGAGAAGGGTGGGGAATGTAATTTATAG
- a CDS encoding TRAP transporter small permease — translation MFVKKLLLWLDNKFETTLIAWIMAAMLLISTVQVFTRYLLSYSFSWGEQAVRLGFVWITLLAVSLAAKKGMHLKVEAAIVFLPKKIAGAIQMFSDVFTIAFSLLLSWWILKFAIVQFKVGQVYAAIPWLPVGVMYVAGVLGLFGLAVRTFEVRFWPRIRQLAKR, via the coding sequence TTGTTTGTAAAAAAATTGTTGCTTTGGCTAGACAACAAATTTGAAACAACTCTTATTGCTTGGATAATGGCGGCAATGCTATTAATTTCAACCGTTCAGGTTTTTACTCGCTACTTACTAAGCTATTCATTTTCCTGGGGTGAGCAAGCGGTCAGGCTTGGTTTTGTCTGGATCACTCTGTTAGCGGTAAGCCTTGCCGCTAAAAAGGGTATGCACCTTAAGGTTGAAGCGGCCATAGTTTTCCTTCCCAAGAAGATTGCAGGTGCTATTCAGATGTTTTCTGACGTCTTTACCATTGCCTTTAGCCTTTTGCTTTCTTGGTGGATCTTGAAATTCGCGATTGTGCAGTTTAAGGTTGGACAGGTTTATGCCGCCATACCCTGGCTTCCTGTGGGGGTAATGTATGTGGCAGGCGTCCTTGGCTTGTTCGGTTTGGCCGTTAGGACATTTGAAGTCCGGTTTTGGCCCCGCATTCGACAATTGGCGAAAAGATAA
- the larA gene encoding nickel-dependent lactate racemase translates to MPSPNFVDSAFCAPIGSPLLREIARGKNKASVVVSDATRNVPTSSVLPRILEELELGGIKRENIALVVATGVHRPATKQEMKTITGESLWGKVRIQNHDPYTPTLLASIGTTSRGTPVEVNRVVRESDLRIVVGKVEPHEFAGFSGGRKSVLPGVSSERTILINHRPEMVLHPSSTIGVLEGNPISEDMLEAAQMLGIQFCVNLLSDAEGAPFSIFCGDLEKSHSQAVLALKKYIALPLEKRLRIVVTTPGNPLNINLYQSVKAIIAAAPIMERNGVLILYSQCTEGVGSDDMLRPFMMGATFDDIIRYLNENYRIQMDHSLLLCKILQMGLRIILVSRNIDPEIAKRVKLIPANSLDMALEMASELVGGNEKIYFLPCPQRFLPFITEKDPCRESENGSCD, encoded by the coding sequence GTGCCCAGTCCCAATTTTGTCGACTCTGCTTTCTGTGCCCCTATAGGTTCCCCTCTTCTGCGAGAGATTGCTCGTGGGAAGAACAAAGCCTCCGTCGTTGTTTCAGATGCAACGCGAAACGTTCCCACTTCATCAGTTCTTCCTCGGATCCTCGAAGAGCTCGAACTTGGTGGGATTAAGAGGGAAAACATCGCTCTCGTTGTGGCTACGGGTGTTCATCGCCCAGCTACAAAACAGGAGATGAAAACAATCACAGGGGAGAGCTTATGGGGGAAAGTTCGAATTCAAAACCATGATCCTTATACTCCGACGCTCCTTGCCAGCATAGGGACAACATCTCGTGGGACACCCGTAGAGGTTAATAGAGTTGTTAGGGAGTCAGACCTTCGGATAGTGGTGGGAAAGGTAGAACCCCATGAATTTGCGGGGTTTTCCGGCGGAAGAAAATCGGTGCTGCCGGGTGTTTCCTCTGAGCGTACCATCTTAATAAATCATCGTCCAGAGATGGTACTTCATCCATCTTCGACCATTGGAGTCCTAGAGGGCAATCCTATAAGTGAAGACATGTTAGAAGCAGCGCAGATGCTAGGGATTCAATTCTGCGTGAACTTACTCTCAGATGCTGAAGGTGCTCCATTTTCTATTTTTTGTGGCGACCTTGAAAAAAGTCATTCTCAAGCCGTGCTTGCTTTAAAGAAATATATCGCCCTTCCGCTGGAAAAACGGCTACGAATCGTTGTTACAACCCCAGGTAATCCTTTAAATATCAATCTTTACCAAAGCGTCAAGGCAATCATTGCAGCTGCTCCTATAATGGAAAGAAATGGCGTCCTTATTCTTTATTCTCAATGCACTGAAGGCGTAGGATCTGATGATATGCTACGTCCATTCATGATGGGAGCAACTTTCGATGACATCATAAGATACCTAAATGAAAATTATCGTATTCAGATGGATCACTCCCTTCTTTTATGTAAAATTCTTCAAATGGGACTGCGGATCATCCTTGTTTCTAGGAATATAGATCCTGAAATTGCGAAACGCGTGAAGCTTATTCCGGCGAATTCCTTAGATATGGCCTTAGAAATGGCCTCTGAGTTAGTCGGAGGGAATGAAAAAATCTATTTTCTTCCATGCCCTCAACGATTTCTTCCATTCATCACGGAAAAGGATCCTTGCAGAGAAAGTGAAAATGGAAGTTGCGACTGA
- a CDS encoding TRAP transporter substrate-binding protein has translation MRRKALAILFVGLCMVVSIYGGQKAEGKPIVLRWGHVVTEDTPLHISALRMAEIVEQRSNGQIKIEIYPNSQLGTNPQMVEALQVGALDMHMPAWAVMYGFTTTEKTKLLDLPYLFKNEKAAEAVIDGEIGEELRKSFEEVGIIGLGCWTQGWRHVTANKEIRKPEDFKGLKIRTMESELHMDHFKTLGASPVPMAFSEVFTSLQQGVIDAQENPYTNIYTMGFYRVQKYINQTAHLYDPTAILMAKSTWDRLSDEQKKIIKEAEREARVYERELTRKNDTEVKEKLKDYGNIIIELTPEERTALREAVQPMYDKWTPRIGKELLQKVVEAQKDF, from the coding sequence ATGCGGCGTAAAGCGTTAGCCATTCTGTTTGTGGGTTTATGCATGGTGGTATCTATTTATGGTGGGCAAAAAGCAGAAGGGAAGCCTATAGTGTTAAGATGGGGTCATGTGGTCACAGAAGACACACCTTTACATATCTCCGCTTTGCGGATGGCTGAGATAGTTGAGCAAAGAAGTAATGGCCAAATTAAGATTGAAATTTATCCAAACTCCCAATTGGGCACTAATCCTCAGATGGTTGAAGCCCTACAAGTCGGAGCGCTGGATATGCATATGCCTGCATGGGCTGTGATGTATGGCTTTACAACTACAGAGAAGACAAAGCTGTTAGACCTCCCCTATCTGTTCAAGAATGAAAAAGCTGCGGAAGCCGTGATAGATGGCGAGATTGGCGAGGAGCTCCGTAAAAGCTTTGAAGAAGTGGGCATTATTGGGTTGGGTTGCTGGACTCAAGGTTGGCGACACGTGACAGCCAATAAAGAGATCCGCAAGCCCGAAGACTTTAAGGGCCTCAAGATTCGCACGATGGAGAGCGAGTTGCACATGGACCACTTTAAGACCTTAGGCGCTAGTCCTGTGCCGATGGCCTTCTCTGAGGTATTTACGAGCCTTCAACAAGGCGTGATTGACGCCCAAGAAAATCCTTATACCAATATTTATACGATGGGGTTTTACCGGGTTCAGAAATATATCAATCAAACTGCACATCTATATGACCCAACTGCAATATTGATGGCTAAATCTACGTGGGATAGGTTGAGCGACGAGCAAAAGAAGATAATTAAAGAGGCAGAACGCGAAGCCAGGGTATACGAAAGAGAGCTTACCAGAAAGAACGATACCGAAGTGAAAGAAAAACTTAAAGATTATGGTAATATAATTATAGAATTAACTCCAGAAGAGCGTACTGCGCTTAGAGAGGCAGTTCAACCTATGTATGATAAGTGGACACCCAGGATAGGCAAAGAGCTGCTCCAGAAGGTTGTCGAGGCTCAGAAAGACTTTTAG
- a CDS encoding glycerate kinase type-2 family protein, with product MNYFKNSEHILSQGNRAMRTEALDVLNAGLDRANPERATYNLVRLEGDAIFIGGKSYPLKSFKNIYVFGAGKATFSIAKALDNILGDRITEGIVICKDGQEGSLVNIRLCIASHPIPDERGMRAAEEILALARKTGPGDLVFACFTGGSSALMPFPVSEITLEDKKRANEILLTCGANIVEINAVRKHLSCIKGGKLAQAVHPKAFLVNITVSDVIGDPLDYITDPTVPDTSSFKDAQNTMDKYSLWDKMPHSISTYLKNPPLNRETPKSLDTHRIESYIVVKGDAACLGAEQRAKELGYETTILSTMFEGESRELGRTFGFIGKEVFWNSRPLEAPCAFIGGGETIVTIQNCCKRGLGGPNQEFALGGAIEIKDLRNTVMAGLDTDGTDGPTPYAGGICDETSVHRGMELGIDLFMALQNHDASHALLAIGDILETGNTGTNVNDLKIMLIRLIL from the coding sequence ATGAATTACTTCAAAAATTCAGAACATATCCTTTCTCAAGGAAACAGAGCAATGCGAACAGAGGCCTTGGATGTTTTAAATGCAGGGCTTGATCGTGCAAATCCCGAAAGGGCTACCTATAATCTCGTGCGACTGGAAGGGGATGCGATCTTCATTGGAGGGAAGTCATATCCCTTGAAATCTTTTAAAAATATTTATGTGTTTGGTGCAGGCAAAGCGACATTTTCAATAGCTAAGGCTCTCGATAATATACTTGGAGATCGTATTACAGAAGGAATCGTCATATGTAAGGATGGCCAGGAAGGTTCCCTCGTCAATATCCGACTCTGCATTGCCAGTCACCCTATCCCTGACGAAAGAGGAATGCGAGCAGCAGAGGAAATACTTGCCCTTGCTCGTAAAACAGGCCCTGGAGATCTTGTCTTTGCTTGTTTTACTGGCGGTAGTTCGGCACTTATGCCATTCCCTGTATCTGAAATAACACTCGAGGACAAAAAGCGAGCGAATGAGATTCTGCTAACATGTGGCGCTAATATTGTTGAAATTAACGCTGTCCGAAAGCACCTTAGTTGCATCAAAGGTGGGAAATTGGCCCAAGCCGTTCATCCTAAAGCCTTCCTAGTAAATATCACAGTTTCTGACGTTATTGGAGACCCTTTAGACTACATCACCGATCCTACTGTTCCCGATACATCAAGTTTCAAAGATGCTCAGAATACGATGGATAAGTATAGTTTGTGGGATAAAATGCCCCACTCTATTAGCACCTATTTAAAGAATCCGCCCCTTAATAGAGAAACACCCAAGTCCCTGGATACTCATAGAATTGAAAGCTATATCGTGGTTAAGGGAGATGCAGCATGCTTAGGTGCGGAGCAACGAGCAAAAGAGCTTGGATACGAGACAACAATACTCTCCACCATGTTTGAGGGAGAGAGCCGGGAACTTGGAAGAACATTTGGCTTCATTGGAAAGGAAGTTTTTTGGAATTCTCGGCCCCTTGAGGCTCCTTGTGCCTTTATTGGTGGTGGGGAAACTATTGTAACCATTCAGAACTGTTGTAAGCGAGGTCTTGGTGGGCCCAATCAGGAGTTCGCCTTAGGCGGTGCCATAGAAATCAAAGATTTGAGGAATACAGTGATGGCTGGGTTGGATACAGATGGCACCGATGGTCCTACTCCTTATGCTGGTGGAATATGCGACGAAACCTCTGTGCATCGTGGAATGGAATTGGGCATAGATTTGTTCATGGCCCTTCAGAATCACGATGCATCTCATGCGCTGCTCGCTATTGGAGATATCCTTGAAACTGGAAACACGGGAACAAACGTAAACGATTTAAAGATCATGTTGATTCGATTGATATTATAA
- a CDS encoding 2-hydroxyacid dehydrogenase — protein MVRKIIFADSFHLTEEAKQEISSLGTIVSLSLHQRGQLLLESENADIIVAEYAVINEELIERAKNLKGIVVYGVGVDHVNLNAASKRGIPVGNCRGGNAEAVAELALSLMLECIRWTGRANEYVRSGKWKFADSAYLPTWVMGREMKGKKLGIVGAGAIGTRIGELAEAFGMTVCVTLGRKKSHPRFPWLPLEELLPRSDIVSINVPLVPETRGLFSRELFPLMKEGSILIVTSRGGIVDEVALAEALLSGRIAGAGLDVFAREPIPQNSPLFSVPNIVLTPHMGGSTEEAVSNISNIVVECCKRLLEGKLPITTVNLELLQQYGYYSEYAEKSVL, from the coding sequence ATGGTAAGGAAAATTATTTTTGCTGATTCTTTTCATCTTACTGAGGAAGCAAAACAAGAGATCAGTAGCTTGGGCACTATAGTTTCCTTGTCCCTCCATCAGCGAGGGCAGCTTCTTCTTGAAAGCGAGAACGCGGATATCATTGTTGCGGAGTATGCGGTAATAAACGAAGAACTTATAGAAAGGGCCAAAAACCTTAAAGGAATAGTCGTTTATGGTGTGGGAGTAGACCACGTTAATCTTAACGCTGCCTCAAAGCGAGGGATTCCAGTGGGAAATTGTCGTGGTGGAAATGCTGAAGCCGTTGCAGAACTTGCCTTATCGCTGATGCTTGAGTGTATCCGCTGGACTGGACGGGCCAATGAATACGTGCGGTCGGGGAAATGGAAGTTTGCCGATAGTGCCTACCTGCCCACATGGGTAATGGGCCGAGAAATGAAAGGAAAAAAACTTGGAATTGTTGGTGCAGGAGCTATTGGAACCCGTATAGGAGAATTGGCAGAAGCCTTTGGGATGACTGTTTGTGTTACATTAGGAAGAAAGAAAAGCCATCCCCGTTTTCCGTGGCTCCCCCTCGAAGAGTTGCTTCCTCGTTCGGATATAGTCTCAATTAACGTTCCATTGGTTCCCGAAACTAGGGGTCTATTCTCCCGCGAGCTTTTTCCCCTTATGAAAGAAGGCTCTATTCTTATAGTTACTTCCCGTGGCGGAATTGTGGACGAAGTTGCATTGGCAGAAGCGCTCCTTTCTGGTCGTATAGCTGGGGCTGGCCTTGATGTTTTCGCGCGTGAGCCAATTCCACAAAATTCCCCCCTCTTTTCTGTTCCGAATATCGTGTTGACCCCCCACATGGGAGGGTCAACAGAAGAAGCTGTGAGTAATATCTCCAATATTGTCGTAGAATGCTGTAAACGTCTACTCGAAGGAAAGCTTCCTATCACAACGGTTAATTTGGAACTGCTTCAACAATATGGATACTATAGTGAGTATGCTGAAAAATCTGTATTGTAG